In a genomic window of Thermodesulfobacteriota bacterium:
- a CDS encoding PilN domain-containing protein has translation MIRINLIPEPEKRDVRGVGQLVLGLLVIVALFAVLAALHVMQGRRIEEVNRKIARAEKRIEELETIKEKVDDFKAKNEELNRRIDIIKVLESNRTGPLFVMDALAEAIPNKAWLDEFTEKGLQARLVGIADNEFTVADFMKSLESSPYFVSVELGVIKKTEIRKLDLRNFIINAKLDYAGKKKTEAAETGSVAPEAPDTAKKGR, from the coding sequence ATGATAAGGATCAACCTCATACCGGAACCCGAAAAGCGGGACGTGCGTGGTGTGGGGCAGCTCGTCCTCGGGCTCCTGGTTATAGTTGCGCTGTTCGCTGTGCTGGCTGCGCTCCACGTCATGCAGGGCAGGCGGATAGAAGAGGTGAACCGCAAGATCGCCCGCGCCGAAAAGCGCATCGAGGAGCTCGAAACGATAAAGGAAAAGGTGGACGACTTCAAGGCGAAGAACGAAGAGCTCAACAGGCGTATAGACATAATCAAGGTCCTCGAAAGTAACCGCACCGGGCCTCTCTTCGTCATGGACGCCCTCGCGGAAGCCATACCCAACAAGGCATGGCTCGATGAATTCACCGAAAAAGGGCTTCAGGCGAGGCTCGTCGGAATAGCCGACAACGAATTCACGGTGGCCGATTTCATGAAGTCGCTCGAATCCTCTCCCTACTTCGTATCCGTCGAGCTCGGAGTGATAAAAAAGACCGAGATACGAAAGCTCGACCTCAGGAATTTCATTATCAACGCGAAGCTCGACTACGCCGGTAAAAAGAAAACGGAGGCGGCCGAAACCGGGTCTGTGGCGCCCGAAGCGCCCGACACCGCCAAAAAGGGCCGATAG
- the pilO gene encoding type 4a pilus biogenesis protein PilO, with translation MAFYDEISERLSEQPVHVKLVLLLVIVGVVSAAYWYFYWSPGRETLERAQRKLASEQKKIKEYEAIAAELPAFEKEFDRLGREFELISLKLPKEKEIPALIDSVYSEISGSSLDSIIFQPQGQVAREIYAEIPIQMEVIGGYFNLADFFDRISRLPRIVNVRDLVLSRTDVKGNNVILNAKFSVVTFRLLPQPETPPAGEKGKGKARGKSKKRSTK, from the coding sequence ATGGCTTTTTACGACGAAATATCCGAAAGGTTAAGCGAGCAGCCGGTTCACGTAAAGCTCGTTCTCCTTCTTGTAATCGTCGGGGTCGTATCCGCGGCCTACTGGTACTTCTACTGGTCTCCGGGCCGGGAGACGCTCGAGCGCGCCCAAAGGAAGCTCGCCTCCGAGCAAAAGAAGATAAAAGAGTACGAGGCCATAGCCGCCGAGCTCCCCGCCTTCGAAAAGGAGTTCGACAGGCTCGGCAGGGAATTCGAGCTCATATCCTTAAAGCTCCCCAAGGAAAAGGAGATACCGGCCCTCATAGACAGCGTTTATTCCGAGATATCCGGCTCCAGCCTCGATTCCATAATCTTCCAGCCGCAGGGGCAGGTGGCCAGGGAGATATACGCCGAGATACCGATACAGATGGAGGTCATAGGCGGCTATTTCAATCTCGCCGATTTCTTCGACCGCATTTCGAGGCTTCCGAGGATTGTGAACGTGAGGGACCTCGTCCTCTCGCGTACGGACGTAAAGGGAAACAACGTCATACTCAACGCGAAATTCAGCGTCGTAACCTTCAGGCTCCTCCCCCAGCCCGAAACCCCGCCAGCCGGCGAAAAGGGCAAGGGCAAGGCCAGGGGAAAATCGAAGAAGAGAAGTACCAAATAA